The segment GATCCGCGGCGCCGCCTGGACCCAGGTGTCGAACAGGCAGAACGTCTTTCCGCCGCTCTGCGCGAACTTCTCGCCGGCCCGTTCCCAGGCGTCCTCCGGCCACGGTGGATCGATCAGCGTGGAACCCTTGATCAGGCAGCTCACCTCCAACGACGTCCGCTTGGGATGATCCCAGTCGTTCTCGCCGCCCCGGATGATGAGGGTGGGCACGGTGATGTTGTCGAACATCTCGTCGGGCACACCGGGAATGGTCTGGCCCGGTTTGGGCACAAAGGCGTTGAGCCAGCGCAACATCACCTTGAGGAAGGCGTCGGCGTCGAGATCGAGCAGGCGTGCCCGATTGGCCGGGTTCGCCTCGATGCGTTCCTTCCATTCCGGCACGCTCAACAGGCCCTCGATGCCCAGTCCGCGGACGGCCAGGATGCTCGGGGTCACGTAGTGACCACCCAACACGAAGGAGCCATACACCCCGCCGACGATGTTCCAAACCACCAGGGTGCGGACGATCTCGGGATAGAGCATGGCGGTGAGCATCGAGTCCCGGGCACCGCCGGAACCACCGAGAATGATGCACGGCCCGGCGTCGAGCGTGGTGACCAGTGCGTGCAGGGTCTCGGCGCGCATGTGCGATTCGCTCTGCCCGTAGAACGCGACGTCGGACTTGCCGCAGTTGGGCCGGTCCCACAGCAGCACCCGATAACCGCCCTCGACCAGCGCCTCGGCCAGGGGCCGCAGACCGGGAATATCCTTGCTGAAGCGTCCGCCCGGTGTCAGGACGATCAATTCACCGGTGTCGCCGAGGATTTCATAGACGACGTTGCCGCCGTTGATCTCGACGGACTTTTCGCCGTTCACGCCTGCACCAACACATCGTTGCCGACCACGCGCACCGGATAGGTGCGGATGCTCCACTCCGGCTTGACCGCGGTGGTCCCGGTAGCCAATTCGAAGCCCCACTGATGCCACGGGCAGAAGATGTACTCCTTGTCGCGCACCATCACGGCGTCACCGGGCACGTTCTCGTCGACGATGTTGAGTCCGCGTGCGCGCCCCGAGCACAACGGCCCGCCTTCATGCGGACAGTAGTTGGCGATCGCGTAGAAGGTGCCGTTCACGTTGTACACCCCGACGCCGTGACGGCCGATCGGGACCAGTTTGTGTGAGCCATGGGGAATCTCGTCGACCGTGGCGACGACATGTTCACGTCCTTGGGCGAGCCGGGGTGCCTTGACGATGTTGTGATCCCGGGTCGTTTCGCTGCTGTCCGCCATGTTTCAGAAGACCCGGACCTGGCCCTCAAGTGCCGGGACGGTGTCCGGCATGTTGCGGTAGGTCGCCATCCCGTTGCGAAACATGATGGGCTCGCGGGCGTGTTCGGGCAGGTGCTTGACCAGCCAGCGCGGATCGTCGAACGTCCAGTGCGGATAGTCGCTGCTGAACAACAGGATCTTCTCGCATTCCATCCACTCGAAGGCGCGGGTCAACTCGGTCTTGTCCTCCGGATAGTCCAGCGGCTGCGTGGTGAACTTGATGTGGTCCTTGACGTACTCGCTGGGTTTGCGCTTGATGTCCACCCACGATCTGCGTGCCTCATACAGCGCGTCCATCCGCCACATCAGCGGCAGAATCCAAGTGAACGCGTGCTCGACGAAGACGATCTTGAGCGTCGGATGCCGGTCGAAGGTGCCGTCGAAGATCAGACTCATCACCTGGTTCGCCGCCAACAGCGAGTAGGTGACCATGAAATCGTGGTTGTAACTGGGCAATCCGACCGGTGGCATCGGCAGTTCGTCGTAGTGGCTGCGCGAGAGATGGCAGCTGACCGGGATGTCGTGTTTGGCCGCGGCCGCCCAGATGGGGTCGTACTTGGGATTGCCCCAAGACGGCCTCGGCTCCGCCTTGATCAGGATCTGCGCCATGTACGGATGGTCTGCCCAGCGTTCGATCTCTTCGACGCTGTGCTCGGGTTCCTCGATGGCCAGGCAGATCGAACCGCGCCAGCGTTCGTGCCAATTGTTGTGGCTGTCGAGCCA is part of the Mycobacterium adipatum genome and harbors:
- a CDS encoding alpha/beta fold hydrolase, giving the protein MNGEKSVEINGGNVVYEILGDTGELIVLTPGGRFSKDIPGLRPLAEALVEGGYRVLLWDRPNCGKSDVAFYGQSESHMRAETLHALVTTLDAGPCIILGGSGGARDSMLTAMLYPEIVRTLVVWNIVGGVYGSFVLGGHYVTPSILAVRGLGIEGLLSVPEWKERIEANPANRARLLDLDADAFLKVMLRWLNAFVPKPGQTIPGVPDEMFDNITVPTLIIRGGENDWDHPKRTSLEVSCLIKGSTLIDPPWPEDAWERAGEKFAQSGGKTFCLFDTWVQAAPRILEFLRAAGGSR
- a CDS encoding Rieske (2Fe-2S) protein; the protein is MADSSETTRDHNIVKAPRLAQGREHVVATVDEIPHGSHKLVPIGRHGVGVYNVNGTFYAIANYCPHEGGPLCSGRARGLNIVDENVPGDAVMVRDKEYIFCPWHQWGFELATGTTAVKPEWSIRTYPVRVVGNDVLVQA
- a CDS encoding amidohydrolase family protein; protein product: MTTTANPRIPAPERIAVRCIDSDVHPAPRSGELGQYIPEPWRSRYFGTHKVGDQIYYDAPDYAHSYAMRLDAFPPDGEFACSDPELAFKQLIMEAGADIAVLEPAAYPARIPEAQHAMSMALNDWQANHWLDSHNNWHERWRGSICLAIEEPEHSVEEIERWADHPYMAQILIKAEPRPSWGNPKYDPIWAAAAKHDIPVSCHLSRSHYDELPMPPVGLPSYNHDFMVTYSLLAANQVMSLIFDGTFDRHPTLKIVFVEHAFTWILPLMWRMDALYEARRSWVDIKRKPSEYVKDHIKFTTQPLDYPEDKTELTRAFEWMECEKILLFSSDYPHWTFDDPRWLVKHLPEHAREPIMFRNGMATYRNMPDTVPALEGQVRVF